A stretch of Terriglobia bacterium DNA encodes these proteins:
- a CDS encoding tetratricopeptide repeat protein — translation MRPRHIIACTVVLALCASVFAQSSSARKQTASRPAKRHTSESELEFRKAVAAAQAKDFATAEPLLKQAAEDNPQNYQAWFYLGYVYSETNRPDDAIAAYHKAVALQPTVIESNLDLAVLLAEKGESEAGVYLHKAAKLKPTPDQQKTLTQVWALLANKLKTTDPAGAVDAYQTLAELRPKDPAPLLELGQFLESRKDTTGAEKAYKQALARDPNSSDALALLSNLYLRQNRLPDAEQTLASFVRANPQSINGHLQLGRVYRMEQKNPEATAEFEKALELKPGDSDTLRELAAVQLDSKNYSAAEATVRNLIAKEPNDATLYFQLGHTLSKEAKYEEAEAAYVQAIKLKPAWGDAYGELAVAASQAKNYAGAIQALNARAKYLQETPGTYFLRATCFDHLRAYKEASEQYKNFLQVSDGKYPDQEWQARHRLVAIDPESRKK, via the coding sequence ATGCGTCCTAGACACATCATCGCGTGCACAGTTGTGCTGGCGTTATGTGCGTCTGTCTTCGCGCAGTCATCGAGCGCACGCAAGCAGACCGCATCTCGTCCGGCGAAAAGGCACACTAGCGAATCCGAACTCGAATTCCGCAAGGCCGTAGCCGCCGCTCAAGCGAAAGATTTCGCCACCGCCGAGCCGCTCCTTAAGCAGGCCGCCGAGGACAATCCGCAGAACTACCAGGCCTGGTTCTATCTCGGCTACGTCTACAGCGAAACCAATCGCCCGGATGACGCTATTGCTGCTTATCACAAGGCCGTTGCCTTGCAGCCCACGGTCATCGAGTCGAACCTTGATCTCGCCGTTCTGCTTGCCGAGAAAGGCGAGAGCGAAGCCGGTGTCTATCTTCACAAAGCCGCCAAGCTCAAACCGACACCCGATCAGCAGAAAACTCTCACGCAGGTCTGGGCACTGCTCGCGAATAAGCTGAAGACCACTGATCCCGCCGGCGCTGTCGACGCCTACCAGACCCTCGCCGAACTTCGCCCCAAGGACCCTGCCCCGCTGCTCGAACTCGGGCAATTTCTGGAATCTCGCAAGGACACAACCGGAGCCGAGAAGGCCTACAAGCAAGCCCTTGCGCGAGATCCGAATTCTTCCGACGCCCTCGCTCTTCTCAGTAATTTATATCTGCGTCAGAACCGTCTGCCGGACGCCGAACAGACGCTCGCGTCGTTCGTGAGGGCCAATCCGCAGAGCATCAACGGGCACCTGCAGCTCGGACGCGTTTACCGCATGGAACAGAAGAACCCCGAGGCCACTGCCGAATTCGAGAAGGCCCTCGAACTCAAACCGGGCGATTCCGACACCCTTCGCGAACTCGCTGCCGTCCAGCTCGACAGCAAGAACTATTCGGCCGCTGAAGCCACCGTTCGCAACCTGATCGCAAAGGAACCCAACGACGCCACACTTTACTTCCAGCTCGGCCACACACTTTCCAAAGAAGCGAAATACGAAGAGGCCGAAGCCGCGTACGTGCAGGCAATCAAGCTCAAGCCCGCTTGGGGAGACGCTTATGGCGAGCTTGCCGTCGCCGCCTCACAGGCGAAGAATTACGCCGGCGCGATCCAGGCGCTGAATGCCCGGGCCAAGTATCTGCAGGAAACGCCCGGTACCTATTTCCTCCGCGCCACCTGCTTCGATCACCTTCGCGCCTACAAGGAAGCCA